One window from the genome of Leptospira broomii serovar Hurstbridge str. 5399 encodes:
- a CDS encoding UDP-N-acetylmuramate--L-alanine ligase, with protein sequence MKIHLIGIGGIAMGNLASMLRSLGHEVSGSDSGVYPPMSDKLKEWGIPYAEGFDPSRLKGKDLVVIGNAISRGNPEVEEVLNGGMEYASMSSALERYILAGKKVVVVAGTHGKTTTTFLIHHLLKEAGLNPGLFVGGIRQDGFPGFEYSKGEYFVIEGDEYDTAFFDKASKFLHYRPLYAVLNALDFDHADIFKDIGEIETMFARLLRLVPGKGKVYYWAGAANLKKLCKDASKFLRSEAFEYNRKESVLSWKKGNLVSGHRVLRPRFFGDHNYRNAEVALRVCEEILKKEGKLDPRSILLDALEKFPGVKRRQEILFESSKTIVIEDFAHHPVAVQETIKSVRKAFPDHKIISLFEPRSATSYRNVFQKEYSFAFNGSTVTFITEIFNLKKVSKENRLDVKKLILKLPKHSGTLPFYCKDPKDLILKLRKILPQFEGEKILILAMSNGAFGGIYPLLKDIAGSRK encoded by the coding sequence TTGAAGATTCATCTGATCGGAATCGGCGGCATTGCCATGGGGAATCTCGCTTCGATGCTTCGAAGTTTAGGCCATGAAGTTTCCGGTTCGGATTCGGGTGTTTATCCGCCTATGTCCGACAAGCTAAAGGAATGGGGAATTCCTTATGCCGAAGGATTCGATCCCTCCCGTCTAAAGGGAAAAGACTTAGTCGTAATCGGTAATGCGATCTCTCGCGGAAATCCCGAAGTAGAGGAAGTTTTAAACGGAGGCATGGAATATGCGTCCATGTCTTCGGCTTTGGAACGCTATATTTTAGCAGGGAAGAAAGTCGTAGTGGTAGCGGGGACTCACGGTAAGACCACTACAACGTTTTTGATACATCATTTGCTCAAGGAAGCCGGATTGAATCCCGGTCTTTTTGTGGGTGGAATTCGTCAGGATGGTTTTCCCGGTTTTGAATATTCAAAGGGAGAATATTTTGTCATTGAAGGAGACGAATACGACACGGCTTTCTTTGATAAAGCTTCTAAATTTCTGCATTATCGACCTTTGTACGCGGTATTAAATGCATTAGATTTCGATCATGCAGATATCTTTAAGGATATCGGAGAAATCGAAACGATGTTTGCCCGCTTACTGCGATTAGTCCCAGGAAAAGGAAAAGTTTACTATTGGGCGGGCGCTGCTAATCTAAAAAAACTATGTAAGGATGCGTCTAAGTTTTTACGTTCGGAAGCGTTCGAGTATAATAGAAAGGAATCTGTTCTCTCTTGGAAGAAGGGAAATTTGGTTTCGGGCCATCGAGTTCTTCGTCCTCGTTTTTTTGGGGATCATAATTATAGAAACGCCGAAGTGGCGCTACGGGTTTGTGAAGAAATCCTAAAAAAGGAAGGTAAATTGGATCCAAGGTCGATCTTGCTGGACGCGCTGGAAAAATTTCCAGGCGTTAAACGACGTCAAGAGATCTTATTCGAATCCTCCAAAACGATAGTGATCGAGGATTTCGCTCATCATCCCGTAGCTGTGCAAGAGACGATTAAATCGGTTAGAAAAGCTTTTCCGGATCATAAGATCATTAGTCTTTTTGAACCTAGAAGTGCGACATCATATAGAAATGTTTTTCAAAAGGAGTATTCCTTCGCGTTTAACGGCTCAACGGTAACATTTATTACGGAAATCTTTAATTTGAAAAAAGTATCCAAGGAAAATCGGCTGGATGTAAAAAAACTGATTTTAAAGCTCCCGAAGCATTCGGGAACCTTACCGTTCTATTGTAAGGATCCTAAGGACTTGATTCTGAAATTAAGGAAAATCCTTCCCCAATTCGAAGGGGAGAAAATTCTGATCTTAGCTATGTCCAACGGGGCTTTTGGCGGAATTTACCCTTTACTTAAGGATATTGCGGGATCAAGAAAATGA